CTGACAGAGGCACAGCAGGGGCGTTTTTCAAATGGCAATCCCGTGACCGATATTTTATCAGATGTCCAGGATATTGTGACAGTGCAAAATTCCCGGGGTATTTTGCTCGGTCTCGGTCATATCGTCGAGGGCGTCTTGAAGCCTATTCGCGTGATCCAGAATTGATGATGCGCACCATAACGCTTGAAGAACCGGTTGCGCTTGCTCACCCGGTGGTCACTGTTGGAACATTTGACGGCATTCACATCGGCCATGTCTCTGTCATTGAAGCTATGACCGATATGGTACGGGCGCGTAGGGGTACATCTGTTGTTGTCACTTTTGATCCACATCCCCGCCAGTTTATCGACGGTCCCGATGCTCCCGGGGTGTTGACATCGCTTGAGGAGAAACAGTATTGTCTCGCCTCTTTGGGAGTGGATATTCTGGCTGTTGTTGGATTTGATGACGCACTCCGGCAGTTGTCTCCCGAGGCATTTGTCAAATGCTTTCTGGTTGATAAACTCAGCGCCAGGTCTGTGATTGTAGGTTATGACCACGGTTTTGGAAGGGAGCGCCAGGGTGGGTTTGAGACGATGAAAAGGTTGGGAAAACAGTTTGGTTTTTCTGTTTTTTCTCCACCTGCTGTGTGCATCGCCGAAAAACCCGTGAGCAGTACCCGCATTCGCAACGCACTCCTGAAAGGGGACATGGATGCGGTTGTTCAGCTTATGGGACACCCTTACCCCTTGTGGGGGCGTGTGGTAGAGGGAGAAAAGCGGGGTAGAGCACTTGGTTTTCCCACTGCCAATCTCCTGTTTGAAACGCCGGGAAAACTCTTGCCGTCTCCGGGGGTTTATGCGGGTGTTGCCAGGCTGGATCAGCCCTATATCGCCGTTGTCAATTACGGCAAACGCCCTACATTTGGGGGGCAGTCAGCGCGTTGCGAAGTACATTTGCTCAATTTTTCACAAAATCTCTATGGAAAAATTTTACCCGTTGAGATTTTGTATCGCATTCGCGGCGAGCGTGAATTTAGTAGCAAAGAGGCTTTAATCGAACAGATCAAAGCAGATATACAGACCGCGGAAGATATGCTTTTGCGGCATCATACTGATGGAGGTAAATTTTGGCGTTAACAAAAGAAAAGAAGGCAGAGTTGATCGCACAATACGGGCGCAAAGAAGGCGATACAGGATCGCCACAAGTCCAGATTGCGCAACTTACAGAGCGTATTGTACAACTCATTGAACATTTTCAAACCCACAAGAAAGATCATCACTCGCGTCGAGGACTGCTCAAACTGGTTGGGCGTCGCCGCCGTCTGTTGCGGTATTTGCGGCGCATAGATTTAGAAGGTTATCGTAGCTTGATTGCGGCACTGGATATTCGCGGTTGAGTTTTTTTCAGGTATTCCAGCAGTTGGTTGTATCTCTGGCCTTTT
The nucleotide sequence above comes from Gemmatimonadota bacterium. Encoded proteins:
- a CDS encoding bifunctional riboflavin kinase/FAD synthetase; translation: MMRTITLEEPVALAHPVVTVGTFDGIHIGHVSVIEAMTDMVRARRGTSVVVTFDPHPRQFIDGPDAPGVLTSLEEKQYCLASLGVDILAVVGFDDALRQLSPEAFVKCFLVDKLSARSVIVGYDHGFGRERQGGFETMKRLGKQFGFSVFSPPAVCIAEKPVSSTRIRNALLKGDMDAVVQLMGHPYPLWGRVVEGEKRGRALGFPTANLLFETPGKLLPSPGVYAGVARLDQPYIAVVNYGKRPTFGGQSARCEVHLLNFSQNLYGKILPVEILYRIRGEREFSSKEALIEQIKADIQTAEDMLLRHHTDGGKFWR
- the rpsO gene encoding 30S ribosomal protein S15, with translation MALTKEKKAELIAQYGRKEGDTGSPQVQIAQLTERIVQLIEHFQTHKKDHHSRRGLLKLVGRRRRLLRYLRRIDLEGYRSLIAALDIRG